A single region of the Micropterus dolomieu isolate WLL.071019.BEF.003 ecotype Adirondacks linkage group LG18, ASM2129224v1, whole genome shotgun sequence genome encodes:
- the LOC123986869 gene encoding mucin-2-like, with protein MPPTKSTATDLPGASTVVTPVKPASDIVEIESHMTQTKPTFTMTTVNLETASHTTQTMWTFTMTTGLTVSKYHASTPTTPSKQTSGLTVRPSITGSFISTSLTPVKPTPGQTLYKPSFTSQNPSSVSEIATESGATAGPSSSPDNVIEDMRQETFLWKLIAVAAGFGVTVGVILMGLALLCTKRRTADDFVCLRNLDHGGLLPGGNDEVYSVITSVAGADCSPGSEKLSRQQSQNEDSDIYHVYATISEEPPASALNVMVYSTLQAH; from the exons ATGCCCCCCACAAAATCTACAGCCACAG ATTTGCCTGGTGCTTCCACTGTTGTAACTCCTGTAAAACCAGCATCAG ATATTGTGGAAATAGAGTCACACATGACGCAGACTAAGCCAACATTTACTATGACTACAG TTAATTTGGAAACTGCGTCACACACAACGCAGACTATGTGGACGTTTACCATGACCACAG GTCTGACTGTTAGCAAGTATCATGCTTCCACTCCTACAACTCCTTCAAAACAAACATCAG GTCTGACTGTTAGACCAAGCATCACTGGTAGCTTTATCTCTACGTCCCTGACACCAGTGAAACCCACACCAG gtCAGACACTTTATAAGCCTAGCTTTACCTCACAAAACCCATCATCAG TTTCAGAAATAGCCACAGAGAGTGGAGCAACAGCAGGTCCCTCATCATCTCCTGATAATGTTATTGAGGACATGAGACAAG aaacatttttatggAAGTTGATAGCAGTTGCGGCTGGTTTTGGAGTAACTGTGGGTGTGATCTTAATGGGACTGGCACTTCTCTGTACCAAAAGAAGAACTG CAGATGACTTTGTGTGCTTGAGAAATCTTGACCATGGAGGATtg TTACCTGGAGGTAATGATGAAGTCTACAGTGTGATCACTTCAGTAGCTGGTGCTGACTGTTCTCCTG GTTCTGAGAAATTGAGCAGGCAACAGTCTCAAAATGAGGAT TCTGACATATACCATGTGTATGCCACCATCTCTGAGGAGCCACCTGCATCAGCCCTGAATGTCATGGTGTACAGCACCCTGCAGGcacattga